GGCGACTTTGAGCTTTAAGTTACCGTAGATACCGAGTCGGTTGGCTTGTTCTGGGTAATGTAGATTACCGACTTGCTCAATTTTTCGACGCCAAGTTTCAAGGTAGGCGGCGTCGGCGGGTGACTGCTTTACGGCTGCTGAAATTTGTCGGGTTCTCGTGCCGCGGGTTTTCAGTTTGTCCGTCGCGTCTTGCTCAAGATTACGCTTTTGCAGATCTTCGGGTGGCGGACTGACGATGGTAGGTAAGTCGAGCTCCGCCATGGTTTCATCAGGATCATTGCTGGTGGTGGCGCTCCAATCTGCAGTAATGCTGGTAACGAAATCCAGTTGCTGTTGCTTTTGTGTTGGCTTCGGCAAGACTTCAAGCGACGGGGTATTGGTCGTTCCTTCGGTATTTTTAAAGTGCTCAAGCTGTGTGGTTGGGCGACTCGCTTCTTCAGCGTCACCCGCACCTTCCTGATTTTTCTGCCCAATAAAGTCAGCATCTTTAGGCGCTTTAAGGCTTTCTCGCTGGGCGAGGGTAACGTCCAGAGATAAAGGGATCTGACTGGGTTTTGTATCAGGTAGGGTGAAGCGAATACCGAGCAAAACCAGTAAATGGAAACAGACTGCCATAAAAATTGTAAACTTAAGGCGATCGCTCGACTTGATTGGCGATACCTTGAGAGTTACGGCGTCTTTTGTACGCCTCTGAGTTTGATTAGCAGTTTGAGTCATGAGGATAGTTTTGCTAAATCTTACGTTATACCGATAGTTGTTGTTCTAATGCGAGAAACAGTTTCTCGCCGATATTAATATCAAATTCGTATTCTAATTCTCGCATACAAGTTGGGCTGGTAACGTTAATTTCGGTCACATAACGGCCAATAACATCTAACCCCACAAACAATAAGCCGCGTTTCACCAGCTCTGGAGCGATAGCTTCAGCAATGGCTTTTTCTTCTGCGGTAATGGGCATTGGCACACCACTTCCGCCAGCAGCTAAGTTGCCTCGAGTTTCACCTTTTTTCGGAATTCTGGCTAAGGTGTAAGGGATAACCTCTCCATTCACAATCAAAACACGCTTATCACCATCGGTAATTTCGGGGATAAACTGCTGGGCCATGGCGAGATTTTTTCCATGCTCGGTCAGAGTCTCGATAATAACAGAAAGGTTTGGATCATCAGCTTTGACCCGAAATATTGATGCGCCGCCCATGCCATCTAACGGCTTCAAAATAACGTCCCCTTGCTGCTGCGCAAATGTTTTAATTTTTTGTAGGTTAGCACTCACTAGCGTCTTAGGTGTGTGCTTAGGGAACCATGCTGTAAAGAGTTTTTCATTACAATCGCGTAAGCTCGCGGGGTCATTGACCACTAAAGCCCCTTGCTGCTGGGCAAGCTCCAGCAAATAGGTGCTATAGATATAGTTCATATTAAACGGCGGATCTTTGCGCATCAAGATCGCCGAAAACAGTCCACAATCCATGGCTTTAGGTGACTCATCAACAAACTGAACCCAGCTGTTAGGATTGTCTTCAAGTGTAACTCGTTGGCAGTCTGCGAAAACGTGACCTTCCGACAAGTATAAATCTTTAGGTTGGCAGTAAAATACTTGCCATTGACGACCTTGTGCCTCTAACATTAAGGCGAAGGTAGTATCTTTTTTGGTATTGATGGAAGTGATTGAATCCATCACCACAAGCACTGAGTGGGTCATAGTAGAACATCGTCATTATTTTGTATTAAATTACCATGATATTGTCATAAGCTAAATACATAATATTGATAGAAAAAGCTTGCATGCCATAGGCAAGCGTTTTAGTCTGGAATTGTGATCTACTTTGCGACTTCGTGACTTTTGTGGTAAAAGGTAGCTAGAAAGTTAAAAAACAGTTGAAGAAAGGTCGCTAACTTATTATTAAATAGTGGATTTTCACTATTCATAGGTAACCAGTAGATGAGTGATTTATTTAACGGATTAAAAGTGATGGTGGTGGACGATAGTAAAACCATCCGACGCACCGCGGAGACACTTTTAAAGAAGCAAGGCTGTGATGTTGTAACGGGAGTTGACGGCTATGATGCGCTCTCAAAAATTGCGGATTACAAGCCGGATATCATTTTTATTGATATAATGATGCCAAGGCTGGATGGGTATCAAACCTGCGCCTTGGTCAAAAGTAATCAAGCTTTCAAGAAAACCCCAATAATAATGCTTTCCAGTAAAGATGGGGTGTTCGATAAGGCGAAAGGCCGAGTTGTAGGTTCTGATAATTATTTAACCAAACCTTTCAGCCGCGACGAATTATTAAATGCTATTTCCACGCAACTAGACGGCAATGCAGCAACTGCTGTCTAGTTGGTCGTGATTGTTAATTAGAGAGAGGTAAGAAAAATGGCGCGTGTACTGATAGTCGACGATTCTCCAGCAGAAGCGCATAGCTTGGCGAAAGTTTTGGAAAAGAATGGTCATCAGGTAATTACGGCTCCAGATGGCGAATCTGGTATCGCATCTGCAAAAGCGAATACACCAGACGTAATTTTAATGGATGTGGTCATGCCGGGACTCAACGGTTTCCAAGCAACTCGCCAGCTGAAGAAAGATTCAAGTACTTCAGCCATTCCAGTCATTATTGTTTCCACTAAATCTCAAGCTACAGACCGAGTCTGGGGTATGCGACAAGGTGCGAATGATTACATCACCAAACCAGTGGATGAAGCGGCGCTAGTCGAATCAATTAACAACGTACTGGGATCTTAAGAACTTATGCCTGAAACGCACATGAGCAGTGTTGTCCAGTTACTTGACGATATCCGTCAACGTGGACAGGACCATAAGGACTCATTGCCTCAACGTGATGTGCGAGGCGAAGCCTTTTGGAGTGGGATCGGATTTAGTTTAAATGACATTAATTACATCGTTCCAATTGATGAAATCGTTGAGCTAATTCCTGTCCCGCACACAACGAAAGTCCCAGGGACCAAACCTTGGCACAAAGGTGTTACCAACCTACGTGGTGTCTTACTTTCGTTAGTCGATTTACAAGAATATCTTGGGCGTTCAAGCTCACGAAGCATCCTTAAACAGCGAGTCCTGGTCATTGATCAGGATGGCTCCTATTTGGGGTTGGTCGTGGATGACATTCGAGGCTTGCATCATTTTGACGAAGATGAGCAAGTGGAAGGGAGTTTGACGGCTGACGCTGTATTAGCACCTTATATTATCGGTGCTTTTGAGCGTGAAGGGGAACTTTGGCGTGTTTTTGGAATTAAAGAGCTTTTTGAAAGCCCTGAATTCCACCAAGTCGCCGTTTAATTTTTACAACAATATGAAGTCAAGAAGTCTCGGGAGCAACCTATGAGTGAGACCACTAAAAACAGGAAAAAAGCAGGCCGTTCTGGTATCGGTATCTATGCGTTTCTTTTGGTCGTAATTTTGATTGCGCTAGCAGCGAATGCTGGTTATGGCTTTTTACAAAGTCAAAACCAGAGTAAGCGTATTGAGCTAGCTTCGGATATGAAGGTATTGTCGCAGCAGATCGCGACCAACGCTTCTGAGGCCGCACAGGGTACTCAAAGCGCGTTCGGCGATTTGGAAGCTGCGGCAAGACAGTTTGGGGGTAACTTACGCGATCTTATCGATGGCGAAACTGTGAGTAACTTACCGCCAGCGCCAGCAGATATTCGTCGAGACGAGTTAACTGCTCTTGAGGAAAACTGGAATAAAGTTCAACCAAAAACGACCGCTATTCTTGCTAACCGAGAAGTTGTCAATCGAATGTTTACGGCTGCTGACGAGCTATCGCAGCAGATTCCGACGATGCAACGTAAATACGATAGTGTGATCGATATTCTGCTAGATAACCGAGCGAATGCAGAAGAGGTTCACCAAGCAACACGTCAAAAATGGTTGGCTGAGCGTATTTCATCAGGCATGCAGAAAGTACTGCGTGGTGGTGAAGAAGCTGAAATTGCCGCGGAAGACTTTGGTCAAGACGTGGGCACCTTCGGTGTTTACCTTGAAGGTCAGTTAAATGGCGATGACTTGCTAGAGATTCGTCGGGTAACAAACCCTGAAGCACGTGCAGCTCTTGAGTCTATTGTTAGTGATTATCAAAGCGTTAACGAAAAAGTTGATTACATTGTATTCAGTACGCCGAAATTATTCGAAGTACAGGATTCATCGGATAACGTTTTCGCTAATGCTCAGGCACTGTTAGCAACAACCAGTGCGGTAGAAGAAGCTTTTGCCGGTCAGTCAACCAGCTTCACTGATTTTGGTAGTGTGTATATTTCAGCAGCATTGTTCGGTGTCATTATTTTACTACTGATTGCGATGTACGTGTCGCAGCGTAAAGCTGAGAAGAAGCGTCTTGAAGAGTCAGTAATTTCAGCTGAGCGAGAGAAAGAAGAAAACGCTCAGAACCAGGAAGCGATTATTCGACTGCTGGATGAGATCGATAGCTTGGCAGATGGTGACTTAACGGTAAAAGCGACAGTAACCGAGGACTTCACGGGTGCGATTGCTGACTCCTTTAACTTAACCATTGACCAGTTGCGCGGTGTGGTAGGAGCGATTAACGAAGCGGTTGACCAAGTATCGAAGTCTGCTGAAGAAACTCAGCAAACATCGACAGCACTTGCTGAAGCTTCGCGCCAACAGGCTCAAGAAATTACCGGGGCATCTGCCGCGATTAACGAAATGGCTGTGTCCATTGAGCAAGTATCTGCTAACGCATCTGAGTCCTCTCAGGTTGCGGAAAAGTCGGTAGAAATTGCAAAGAAAGGTGGTGAAGTTGTACGTAACACCATCCGAGGCATGGACACGATTCGTGAGCAGATTCAAGAAACCTCTAAGCGTATTAAACGTCTTGGTGAGTCATCGCAAGAGATTGGTAACATCGTATCCTTGATTAACGATATTGCTGACCAAACGAACATTCTGGCATTGAACGCGGCGATTCAGGCATCGGCAGCGGGTGAGGCCGGTCGTGGTTTCGCGGTTGTTGCGGATGAGGTACAGCGACTGGCGGAGCGTTCTGGTAACGCAACGAAACAGATTGAAGCACTGGTTAAAACGATTCAGACGGATACCAACGAAGCGGTAATCTCGATGGAAGATACGACTTCTGAAGTTGTTCGAGGAGCTCGACTGGCGCAAGACGCGGGTGTAGCACTAGAAGAAATTGAGTCGGTATCAACCAACCTCGCTGACTTGATTCAATCGATTTCGAATGCTGCTCGCCAACAGGCGGCATCAGCCGGTCACGTATCCAATACGATGACGGTTATTCAGGAAATTACGACACAAACCTCCGAAGGTACACAAGAGACTGCGAAGTCGATTGGTCAGTTAACCTTATTGTCGGATGAATTGCGTCGCTCAGTATCAGGCTTTAAAGTTGACTCAACTAATGATGATGTCTTTAGTAGTGACGATACTAGTTTCGACGATTTTGGCGATGACTTTGACGCTGATGAAGAGGTATCTGAAGATGTTCTTGCTGATGAGTCTCTCAATGATGAAGACGATACTTCGTTAGAAGATTTCTTAGAGCAAGGCGATGAGTCTGATGATCTTGATGACGATGACTTAAAAGATTTATCGGATGAATTGTCAGAAGACTTATCAGATGAAAGCGATGACAACACTGATTCTGATGAAGATATCTTTGGCGACGATGAGCTAAAAGATTTTAATGATGACGAAGATGACTTCTTAAAAGAAATCGATGAGACCTTGGACGGTCTAGATGAGAAAGAGGATGATTCTACTGACGGTGAAAAACCTCGTTCATAAGAAGGTAATAATACTTGAGGCAGAACTCTCTCACTCATGTTCCTGAGATGAAGTCTGGCAGTTTTAAGCGCTGGCAGACTTTAATCAGACAATATTCAGGAATATGGATTCCGACGAACCGAGCTCTTTTCTTAAAAACAAGTTTGTTAAGAAGGATTAGAGCACTCGATTTGTCCAACTATGAAGAGTATTACCTCAAGCTTCAGGATAAAAACTGGGCTTCATTAGAGTGGTTTCAGCTGATCGACGCGTTAACCATTAATGAAACCAGCTTTTTTAGGCATAAAGAATCTTTCGACTTAGTTCAACATGTCTGCCAACAAAAAATAATACAATCAGCAAATGCGAATAGCGATTGTAATATCCAAATTTGGAGCGTTGGTTGTTCGACGGGAGAAGAACCTTATAGCCTAGCGATTGCACTGGAAGAGTTAGCCTTAGGTAGCTTGAATGAAAAAGGCTTACGATTTTTTTACGGTGTCACAGGTGTCGATATTAGTTATCCAGCCTTAACCGCCGCAAGAAATGCAATTTATAGTGAGCGCAAAATTCACATGATTGCCCCAGAAATTCGCGAGCGATATTTTAACCGCCATGATTCGGGCCATTGGCGTATTAAAGAAAAAATACGCAATCGAGTGCTTTATTTGCAAAGTAACTTAAACAAGTTAACGAAAGCACCCAAACGAAATTATGACGTCATTTACTGTCAGAATGTGTTGATTTATTTTAGACCTGAAGATCGCATTGAGATATTAAATGAATTAGTCGAACGGTTAATACCAGGTGGAGTGTTGGTACTTGGACTTGGTGAAATTATTAACTGGCAACACCCTGAATTGGTTCGGATTGACGAAAAGAATTGTTTGGCATTTCAGCGGCAATTATAGCTACAAAAAACGGTGTAGGCATGAAAGATAATCAAACAAAAGTAGCTTTTAACTGGGTTAAAGAAGAAGTCGAAACGACTTTGGAACAGGCGCAACAGGCGATTAGTTCGTTTGCTGATGACGAGTCTGATAAAACCCAGCTTCATTTTTGTGCAAACTGTATGCACCAGATCAGCGGTACCATGCAGATCTTGGAGTTTGCAGGAGCTTCGTTGTTAGCACAAGAAATGGAGGCTTTAGCAGAAGCTATCGGCGAAGAAAATGTTGAGTCGAATGAAGCTGCTTATGAAGAGTTTTTGTCGGCTGTTATGCGACTTCGTAGTTACCTTGCTCGATATAGCGAAGGCAAGGCAGATCTCCCCGTTTTATTATTGTCCACCATCAA
The DNA window shown above is from Kangiella marina and carries:
- a CDS encoding protein-glutamate O-methyltransferase CheR gives rise to the protein MKSGSFKRWQTLIRQYSGIWIPTNRALFLKTSLLRRIRALDLSNYEEYYLKLQDKNWASLEWFQLIDALTINETSFFRHKESFDLVQHVCQQKIIQSANANSDCNIQIWSVGCSTGEEPYSLAIALEELALGSLNEKGLRFFYGVTGVDISYPALTAARNAIYSERKIHMIAPEIRERYFNRHDSGHWRIKEKIRNRVLYLQSNLNKLTKAPKRNYDVIYCQNVLIYFRPEDRIEILNELVERLIPGGVLVLGLGEIINWQHPELVRIDEKNCLAFQRQL
- the pilG gene encoding twitching motility response regulator PilG, with the translated sequence MSDLFNGLKVMVVDDSKTIRRTAETLLKKQGCDVVTGVDGYDALSKIADYKPDIIFIDIMMPRLDGYQTCALVKSNQAFKKTPIIMLSSKDGVFDKAKGRVVGSDNYLTKPFSRDELLNAISTQLDGNAATAV
- a CDS encoding response regulator gives rise to the protein MARVLIVDDSPAEAHSLAKVLEKNGHQVITAPDGESGIASAKANTPDVILMDVVMPGLNGFQATRQLKKDSSTSAIPVIIVSTKSQATDRVWGMRQGANDYITKPVDEAALVESINNVLGS
- the gshB gene encoding glutathione synthase, with product MTHSVLVVMDSITSINTKKDTTFALMLEAQGRQWQVFYCQPKDLYLSEGHVFADCQRVTLEDNPNSWVQFVDESPKAMDCGLFSAILMRKDPPFNMNYIYSTYLLELAQQQGALVVNDPASLRDCNEKLFTAWFPKHTPKTLVSANLQKIKTFAQQQGDVILKPLDGMGGASIFRVKADDPNLSVIIETLTEHGKNLAMAQQFIPEITDGDKRVLIVNGEVIPYTLARIPKKGETRGNLAAGGSGVPMPITAEEKAIAEAIAPELVKRGLLFVGLDVIGRYVTEINVTSPTCMRELEYEFDINIGEKLFLALEQQLSV
- a CDS encoding energy transducer TonB yields the protein MTQTANQTQRRTKDAVTLKVSPIKSSDRLKFTIFMAVCFHLLVLLGIRFTLPDTKPSQIPLSLDVTLAQRESLKAPKDADFIGQKNQEGAGDAEEASRPTTQLEHFKNTEGTTNTPSLEVLPKPTQKQQQLDFVTSITADWSATTSNDPDETMAELDLPTIVSPPPEDLQKRNLEQDATDKLKTRGTRTRQISAAVKQSPADAAYLETWRRKIEQVGNLHYPEQANRLGIYGNLKLKVAISKSGELVSVEILQSSGQEVLDQAALQIVRLSAPFAPLPESIRETTDVLEIVRLWNFEKKP
- a CDS encoding chemotaxis protein CheW; the protein is MPETHMSSVVQLLDDIRQRGQDHKDSLPQRDVRGEAFWSGIGFSLNDINYIVPIDEIVELIPVPHTTKVPGTKPWHKGVTNLRGVLLSLVDLQEYLGRSSSRSILKQRVLVIDQDGSYLGLVVDDIRGLHHFDEDEQVEGSLTADAVLAPYIIGAFEREGELWRVFGIKELFESPEFHQVAV
- a CDS encoding methyl-accepting chemotaxis protein, producing MSETTKNRKKAGRSGIGIYAFLLVVILIALAANAGYGFLQSQNQSKRIELASDMKVLSQQIATNASEAAQGTQSAFGDLEAAARQFGGNLRDLIDGETVSNLPPAPADIRRDELTALEENWNKVQPKTTAILANREVVNRMFTAADELSQQIPTMQRKYDSVIDILLDNRANAEEVHQATRQKWLAERISSGMQKVLRGGEEAEIAAEDFGQDVGTFGVYLEGQLNGDDLLEIRRVTNPEARAALESIVSDYQSVNEKVDYIVFSTPKLFEVQDSSDNVFANAQALLATTSAVEEAFAGQSTSFTDFGSVYISAALFGVIILLLIAMYVSQRKAEKKRLEESVISAEREKEENAQNQEAIIRLLDEIDSLADGDLTVKATVTEDFTGAIADSFNLTIDQLRGVVGAINEAVDQVSKSAEETQQTSTALAEASRQQAQEITGASAAINEMAVSIEQVSANASESSQVAEKSVEIAKKGGEVVRNTIRGMDTIREQIQETSKRIKRLGESSQEIGNIVSLINDIADQTNILALNAAIQASAAGEAGRGFAVVADEVQRLAERSGNATKQIEALVKTIQTDTNEAVISMEDTTSEVVRGARLAQDAGVALEEIESVSTNLADLIQSISNAARQQAASAGHVSNTMTVIQEITTQTSEGTQETAKSIGQLTLLSDELRRSVSGFKVDSTNDDVFSSDDTSFDDFGDDFDADEEVSEDVLADESLNDEDDTSLEDFLEQGDESDDLDDDDLKDLSDELSEDLSDESDDNTDSDEDIFGDDELKDFNDDEDDFLKEIDETLDGLDEKEDDSTDGEKPRS